GACATTTGAAGCTATTTTTTTAAACTTTTCATAATCTTCCCTAGGCATGCCAATATCAATGTCATCATCCCAAGGAATAAAACCTTGATGACGTACCGCTCCTAACAAGGTCCCACCTAGAGCATAGTAGGTTAGGTTATTTTCTTCGCAAATATTAATAAACTCTTTCAAAATAGATAAAATCTTATCTTGAATGATTTTGATATCCGACATACTTTCCTCCTATATAAATCGAAATAAAACCGTCTTTCCAGTCTATGCTCTTTTATGTTCTTGTTAAATACTTCTTACCATTTCACTATACAATTTTTTCAGACGAACGTCCCCCTAGATCTTCATCGCTTTCATCAGAAAACTGATAATCCGGGTTTATTAAAACACCTACCAATATCCAAAAAATATTGTTATGAAGATACAAATTCAAATCATCAACCATAGAGTGAAAACTCATTAATATCAAAATCAGAGCAAGAATCCACTGGCGTTTCTTAATGACTTTAAGTAGTGTCAAAGATAGAACTGAGACCATTAATCCCAGGATGAGTAGACCAAATCTCTGTAAAATTTGGACGTACAAATTGTCCACATACAGATAGGTCTGATAGTTTCTAACACCTTCAACAGTCAGACCATTCCCATTCCAGTAAACTGGTCGTCCAAAAAATCCAAAACCATAGAGATTTAAAGATTTATTAGCCAAGTATATCCGACCACCTAACATATGATTCACTTTAAAAAGAAGATCATTGATAAAAGAATGACTTGAATTTAGATAGGTAACGGAGATCCAAAAACTAATAACTGCATTTACAATAAAGGTTGGTTTAAAAGCTTTAAACACATATCCTAACTTTGAAAATAGTTTCGGAAACCATTTTATTAACAAACTGCATGTCAGCAATACACAGGAACTATAAAATGTTAAACGAGAATCCGTTTGATCATATACCCAATAAACAGAAAGAGCCAACAGTAACCATTGCCAGTATTGGATTTTGTTTTGCTTTAAATAAAACACAATAGCAACTATATTCATCAGTAAAATCGAAGGAAATAGAGCATATCTAAAACCTAGGTAGGTCCGCACTCGAGGACCAGAAATTTCTACATAGTTCGTTATGATTCCTAATCTTGCGCTTATGATAACAAAAAACAACAGGCACATACTAACGACTAATGAAGTTTTCGCCACCTTCTTAAAGGGAACATCTCGTAAAGTATAAATAAATAATATACTTACAGGAAGTTCTGAACTGAGAGCTGTTATTTTCCCTACTATAAAATAAATTAAAATCGTTGCAAACAAACCAATGAGAGCTCTATAATCATATTTTCTCTTAAACGACTCTTTTATAACCAAAAGACAGAGGGAAAAAGCTATCGCTAATTTATAAACTGTTCCAGGCAGATACCGAGCATAAAAAGTTACATTTAATATCGAAACCGTTAAAAATATCCCTAAAGCAACAAGGGCCAAAAGTTCTGGTACAGATTTTATTTTTAGTACTAATTTCATTCTTATTATTCATCCCTATCTAAAAACTCTGTCCATATTTTTTTCCAAAGAATTTTGCTTGTAAAAAGGACTTCCCTTTTTGAATCAAATCAATTTTTTCCATATAAATGAACGGAATCTCTTTTACCCGCAAATCTTGTTTTGCCAACCAAACATTGAACAAGCGTTCACTGATACGACCAAATAATCTAGCGTCAAAAGCAGAATAGTCTGTAATGTCCAATCTTCTATAGAGTTCATCGATAATTGGGAACAACCATTCACAATAGGCTGCTACATTTTCTTTGGACATGATAAACATATTGAACATATAGCCACTACGTTGTTTCATGACCTGATCAAAAGCATCGATATAATCTGGTCTCAACTCGCTAACAATCTGGCGTGTCACGTCTAAATGATTGGCATCGTGAGTATGTGCATAGTGAGAGTATAGCGTTTCAATATAATATTTCCGTTTTTTAGGAACGACAACATCATATTTTGACAGCAAGTTTTTAACTTCTGACTTTGAAAGAATAATATCATCCATACTAGTTGATTCTCTATATGAGTGTCGTTTTGATGTGAAATATCTACGGTAATGTACCAACCCAAGATAATCACATTCTAAATTTTTCCAAGCCCAATATAATCCTGTTAATTCACAATAATAAGGATTAAGGTGAGAAATATGGACTCCTTGATTATCTGATTGATAACCTAAATCTTCCTTACCTTCACTACCAACTTGGATAGGGATATACAAGTCCTTATCCTCTGGCATTTGAAATCGTTTATGTGTTGCAACTATGATTCTATACGTTTTAGACATTTCTATATCCTAATTCAATTCCCTTCATCCATAACTAGCTCAACTACCTTTTAATCAAAATTGTAATCATTCTCTATTAAAAAATATCCAGCCAAAATAGATTTTCACTAAAACTATCCTGACCCAAAAAGATAAAATTGAATACCAAAGATATCCTTTTTGTATTCAATTTTATCTTTATATATTTCACTTTATGCCGACTCAGTTTGAATTCTCAATGAGCTCCTTCACGGGATAACACTCTTCTAATGGTCAAAAAGAAGATTTTGATATCTAACCGTAAAGACTGATTTCTAGGATAATATAATTCCATCTCACAACGTTCAGGATAATATACTCCACTCCTACCAGAAACTTGCCATATTCCTGTAATCCCAGGACGAACAGACAATAAAATTTCCTGTTCATCCTCGGTATATTCGTCTAGTTCATTTTCAAGAATTGGTCTTGGACCAATAAGACTCATATCACCTAGTAGTACATTTATAAACTGTGGAACCTCATCAATACTTGTTTTTCTTATAAAATCTCCAATATTTGTAAGTCGTGGATCCTCATTTGGTGGCAATTTATAGCTATTCTTTTTATACTTTTCATAAAGTTCCTTATTCGAAATCAGAATTTCTTCTGCGTTCTCGACCATCGACCTAAACTTAATGATTTTAAATTTTTTCCCTCTGAGACCTGCTCTGCACTGTGTAAAAAATATACTTCCTTTGTAACCTTTCATTTTATAGATTATAAAGATGACCAGAGAACAGGGTAAAACTATAAATACCGTTCCAAACAAGCCGATAAATACATCCATAGACCTTTTGAAGGCAATATAGATGATCTTGTTTTGTTTCACCTAAAACTCCCCCTTGTAATAATCCCCTTAGATAATTCTCCAACTACAAGATTCCCTACTTTTTCCCATAGTTTCCATATGCTCCATAGGAGCCATATTTTTCAACTGAAGTATTAAATTTATTTAGAACTACTCCTAGAAATGGTTTGCTTGTTTGTTCGAGTTGTTCTTTAGCTTTTTGGACATCACGACGATTTGTTTCACCAGCAGCAGTTACTAAAACAGAAGCGTCACACTTCTGCGTGATAATCGCTGCATCGATAACAACTCCAATCGGAGCAGTATCTACGACAATGTAGTCAAAGTACTTGCGTAAGGTGTCAATCATGGTCGCAAAATTTTCACTTTGTAACAAAGCTGTTGGGTTTGGTGATACAGAGCCCGCTTGAATGACAAACAGATTTTCAACATTGGTTTCACATAAACCTTGTGATAGGTCTGTTGTGCCTGACAAGAACTCTGTTAATCCTGTAATCTTTTCCCGTGATTTAAAGACACCTGACATGACTGAATTACGGATATCCGCATCGATCAACAGTGTCTTATAGCCTGCACGCGCGAAAGCCCAAGCAATATTGGTAGAAGTTGTTGATTTCCCTTCTCCTGGTTTGACAGACGTAATAGAAATCACTTGCAAGTTATTCCCACTCAATTGAATATTGGTACGAAGGGCATTATAGTACTCTTCTGCTTTTCTTGCCTGATCCAGTTTTTTATGTGCAATCTCTAACGTTGGCATTTTTCTCTCCTATTTCAATTTATCCAAATTTGGAACTACTCCCAATAGTGCAATTTGCAACACGTCCTCAATATCTTCTGGACGTTTCACTCGTGTATCCAAAATCTCAACAAGGAGAACTGTGACAACCATCACAACCGCTCCCGCAAGGAATCCAACCATGGTATTGCGACGAATATTTGGCGAAGATGGCGATGTTGCTGGGCGTGCTTCTTCAAGCGTTGTCACATCCGAAACCCGAGTGACGCTGATAATCTTTTGAGCCGCAACCTCTCTCAAAGAGTTGGCGATACGACTAGCTTCCTCAGGTGCACGGTCTGTAACAGAAATCGATACAATACGCGTATCCACTGGAACTGTTACCTTGATTTTACTAGCTAGACCTTTTGGAGGGAGTTCTAGTTTCAAATCAGTCGCAACCTTCTCTAAAACGTCTTGCGAGAGAATAATTTCACGATAGTCTTTTACCAAGTAAGATCCAGCTTGCAAGTCTTGGTTGGTCAAACCTGGCTTATCTCCCTGATTACGATTGACCACATAAATTCGGGTCGTACTCGTAAACTCCGGCTTCACAATAAAACTACTGTAGGCAAATGCTACTGCTCCTGTCACGAATGCTACTAAAGCAATTAACAATTTTCGTTTCCAAAGGATTTTAAGCAAGTGAAATACATCGATTTCCATCATATTTTGTTCTTTCATTTTTTCTCCTAAATCAATTGATCCATTATTATTTTTCGGGGATTATCCTTAAAAAGTTCCTTAGCCTTATCTTCACTGTATTTTTGGGCAATGATATCATAGGCTTCCTCCATATGAGGAGGTCTGTGTTCCAAGTTGTGCATATCACTTGCTATCACGTGAACCAGATCTCGTTCCAAGAAATACTGGGCTCTCTTTTTCATAAATTTATAGGTTTCTCCGAAGAGTTTTGGTTTCAAAACATGAGAACTATTAACCTGAGTATAACATCCCATATCAATCAGCTCTCGCACGCGCTTTTCATTGTTTTCTAAAGCATCATAGCGTTCAATGTGGGCAATGACGGGTGTAAGGCCTAACATTAGAATATCACTCAATCCCTTATGCATATCTCGATAGGCTGTATTCATACTAAACTCAATCAAAGCATAGCGGCTATCGTTGAGGGTTGGGATTAATTTCTTTTCTAACTTCTCAACAACATCCGGAGTATAGTAGATTTCCGCTCCATAGGCAATGATTAAGTCATCCGCAACTTCCTTAGCCATTTCTCGCACCTTTAGAAAGTTGGTTGCAATTTTTTCTTCAGGAGTTTCAAACATCCCTTTTCGTCTATGCGAAGTGGAAACGATTGTTCTTACTCCTTGACTATAGGCCTCTCTTAGAAGCTTTTTACTTTCCTCTATCGACTTTGGACCATCATCCACATCGAAAACGATATGCGAATGGATATCTATCATGCTACTTGCCCTCCATCACATCATTGATAGCAGCTTTCGCAGCGGCCAAGCTACTTTCATCAATTTCCATCATGTAGAGGTTACTATCTGGCATAGCGTATGAAGGAAGATCCGTGCGTCCAGTTCCCTTCAAGTCTTGAGAGTTGACTTTGTAGTTCCCGCCACTCTCCAATTGAGTATTAACCAGATCCATCATAGTTTCCAAAGGCATATTGGTCTGAAGAGAATCTTGCAATCCCTTGATGATGTTATCGTAGTTCTTCAAAGCCTCAGTTGATGTTAATTTCTGAATCACAGCTACAATAACCTTTTGTTGGTTGCGTCCACGATCACGATCTCCATCTGCTAAAGAGTAGCGCTCACGAACAAATCCCAGAGCCTGCTCAGAATCTAAGTGGACATTTCCTACTGGATAGTACTTCCCATTAGTATGCGCGGTAAATTCTTGATCATTATAAACATCAATCCCTCCTAAAAGGTCAATCAACTTCAAGAAAGAAGTGAAGTTCAAACGGACGTAGTAATTGATATCCACACCATATAGGTTTTCCAGGGTATGAATCGACGAGTCCACTCCATAAATCCCAGCGTGGGTCAATTTGTCCTTTTGATTATTTCCCCCATCCGCAATCGGAACATAGGAATCTCGAGGCGTTGTAGTCAGAAGGATTTTCTTGGTATCTCGGTTCACAGTCATCAAAATGTTTACATCTGAACGCGAAACGGAACTAATCGGACCATAGGTATCAATACCACTCACATAAATATTGAAAGCTTTATTCTTCGATACCTTTGGTGCCGCAACATCCTTGGTTAGTTTTTTTGTATAGATTTTCTTAATTTTCGAAGCATAATCTGGATACTCTGCTTCGATGATGTTCTCAAAAACACTATTTAAGACAATTGCTTTCGTTTCGCCAGAAAGCAGACTCTTATAAGCTGCTAGATAAGAAGCACTCTGTTCAACTGTCAAGTCTTTACTCTGTGTCGTTTTAATATCCGCCACCAACTTTTGGATATTATCATTATCTGTTTCAGTCGGACCTGTAACACTCTCTAACTGAGTCACATTATTGATTTCACTATCTTTCAAAACGACCACACTCATCGAATACTCTGAGTAGTTTGAAGTCGCATTGATATGATTGGTAAAACCGACAAACTGTTGCAAAGCATAGAGAGAAACCGAGCTAACTACGATAGCAAGTGTCAAAAAGAAAACCGTAAACTTCTCGGCTTTTTTATACACTATCAGAAGGATTGCAATTACAGCAGAAATAAAAATAAGAACCGCCGTAAGGATATTGAGGTATCGAAAAGCTAGGATATTATGTTTAAAAATTAAGAACAGCAAAAAACCACTCAATAATAAATAAATGGTTGCTAAAACCATATTAACATTTCGTTTTACATTCCCTAAACGAGCTCTCTTCGAACGTCTACTCATAAATATCTCCCGTACATTATAATCTGAGCTATTATATCACAATTACACAAGAAATACCATACATCTAACTCACAATTTTTAGCGTTTTCATTCGCTTTTGTTCTCTTAAATTACACTAAAATTTGGCCAAATAAATTACACTAAAATTTGACCAAACTTACGAATGCGATTCTACACAAAAAGACAAGGCGCTTAGGGGCAACCTTGTCTGTAATCTTATTTTACGTGGTTTTCAAACTCTTTCTGGCTCTTTTCGATAGCTTTTTTACTTTCTTCTTCCCACTTAGCCTTGGCTTCATCAAATTGTTTCTTGGTAACAGGGTCTTTTTGCAATCTCATGTACTTATAATTATTTCCGTCACCCTTGATTCCCACTAGGGAGTAGGCACGTGTAAACGGAGTTACTTTGGTTACAGAGGCTGTACCACCA
This genomic stretch from Streptococcus sp. 1643 harbors:
- a CDS encoding polymerase; this translates as MKLVLKIKSVPELLALVALGIFLTVSILNVTFYARYLPGTVYKLAIAFSLCLLVIKESFKRKYDYRALIGLFATILIYFIVGKITALSSELPVSILFIYTLRDVPFKKVAKTSLVVSMCLLFFVIISARLGIITNYVEISGPRVRTYLGFRYALFPSILLMNIVAIVFYLKQNKIQYWQWLLLALSVYWVYDQTDSRLTFYSSCVLLTCSLLIKWFPKLFSKLGYVFKAFKPTFIVNAVISFWISVTYLNSSHSFINDLLFKVNHMLGGRIYLANKSLNLYGFGFFGRPVYWNGNGLTVEGVRNYQTYLYVDNLYVQILQRFGLLILGLMVSVLSLTLLKVIKKRQWILALILILMSFHSMVDDLNLYLHNNIFWILVGVLINPDYQFSDESDEDLGGRSSEKIV
- a CDS encoding DUF4422 domain-containing protein, producing MSKTYRIIVATHKRFQMPEDKDLYIPIQVGSEGKEDLGYQSDNQGVHISHLNPYYCELTGLYWAWKNLECDYLGLVHYRRYFTSKRHSYRESTSMDDIILSKSEVKNLLSKYDVVVPKKRKYYIETLYSHYAHTHDANHLDVTRQIVSELRPDYIDAFDQVMKQRSGYMFNMFIMSKENVAAYCEWLFPIIDELYRRLDITDYSAFDARLFGRISERLFNVWLAKQDLRVKEIPFIYMEKIDLIQKGKSFLQAKFFGKKYGQSF
- a CDS encoding sugar transferase gives rise to the protein MKQNKIIYIAFKRSMDVFIGLFGTVFIVLPCSLVIFIIYKMKGYKGSIFFTQCRAGLRGKKFKIIKFRSMVENAEEILISNKELYEKYKKNSYKLPPNEDPRLTNIGDFIRKTSIDEVPQFINVLLGDMSLIGPRPILENELDEYTEDEQEILLSVRPGITGIWQVSGRSGVYYPERCEMELYYPRNQSLRLDIKIFFLTIRRVLSREGAH
- a CDS encoding tyrosine-protein kinase, which codes for MPTLEIAHKKLDQARKAEEYYNALRTNIQLSGNNLQVISITSVKPGEGKSTTSTNIAWAFARAGYKTLLIDADIRNSVMSGVFKSREKITGLTEFLSGTTDLSQGLCETNVENLFVIQAGSVSPNPTALLQSENFATMIDTLRKYFDYIVVDTAPIGVVIDAAIITQKCDASVLVTAAGETNRRDVQKAKEQLEQTSKPFLGVVLNKFNTSVEKYGSYGAYGNYGKK
- the cpsC gene encoding capsular polysaccharide biosynthesis protein CpsC; this translates as MKEQNMMEIDVFHLLKILWKRKLLIALVAFVTGAVAFAYSSFIVKPEFTSTTRIYVVNRNQGDKPGLTNQDLQAGSYLVKDYREIILSQDVLEKVATDLKLELPPKGLASKIKVTVPVDTRIVSISVTDRAPEEASRIANSLREVAAQKIISVTRVSDVTTLEEARPATSPSSPNIRRNTMVGFLAGAVVMVVTVLLVEILDTRVKRPEDIEDVLQIALLGVVPNLDKLK
- the cps4B gene encoding capsular polysaccharide biosynthesis protein Cps4B; amino-acid sequence: MIDIHSHIVFDVDDGPKSIEESKKLLREAYSQGVRTIVSTSHRRKGMFETPEEKIATNFLKVREMAKEVADDLIIAYGAEIYYTPDVVEKLEKKLIPTLNDSRYALIEFSMNTAYRDMHKGLSDILMLGLTPVIAHIERYDALENNEKRVRELIDMGCYTQVNSSHVLKPKLFGETYKFMKKRAQYFLERDLVHVIASDMHNLEHRPPHMEEAYDIIAQKYSEDKAKELFKDNPRKIIMDQLI
- a CDS encoding LCP family protein; the protein is MSRRSKRARLGNVKRNVNMVLATIYLLLSGFLLFLIFKHNILAFRYLNILTAVLIFISAVIAILLIVYKKAEKFTVFFLTLAIVVSSVSLYALQQFVGFTNHINATSNYSEYSMSVVVLKDSEINNVTQLESVTGPTETDNDNIQKLVADIKTTQSKDLTVEQSASYLAAYKSLLSGETKAIVLNSVFENIIEAEYPDYASKIKKIYTKKLTKDVAAPKVSKNKAFNIYVSGIDTYGPISSVSRSDVNILMTVNRDTKKILLTTTPRDSYVPIADGGNNQKDKLTHAGIYGVDSSIHTLENLYGVDINYYVRLNFTSFLKLIDLLGGIDVYNDQEFTAHTNGKYYPVGNVHLDSEQALGFVRERYSLADGDRDRGRNQQKVIVAVIQKLTSTEALKNYDNIIKGLQDSLQTNMPLETMMDLVNTQLESGGNYKVNSQDLKGTGRTDLPSYAMPDSNLYMMEIDESSLAAAKAAINDVMEGK